A single Fusarium oxysporum Fo47 chromosome IV, complete sequence DNA region contains:
- a CDS encoding BTB/POZ protein: MTQDDIPTSDIDPALYFTPQTHLSDHSKEMDTEETYAVDDLCASSIRASSYKLLFDGTYSDISIICRGREFKVHRAIACTQCEWFEKAFTTPPKKRTIRSVTLDQDPDVFQHFLEFLYTGTYTAQRPTALVEAERAKEIQDRLDCYPRCPIEKDIAKDSVPDRPVRRSNRLLSTTPVTAQTETAAKSPEGSPHEIILAMNLFIVAQTYNVPALQLLCRDRFYTAARNRWVNKTWTDWEATKEFEDVVLDVYGSTKEVNTPLWKALCKLICMKRDGDKMKERMMAVKGEQMYLDDGVARYMLEPRVNESR, from the exons ATGACTCAGGACGATATTCCTACGTCTGACATTGATCCTGCGTTGTATTTTACGCCTCAAACTCACCTCAGCGATCATTCTAAAGAAATGGACACTGAAGAGACATACGCCGTGGATGACCTCTGCGCTTCTTCGATACGCGCTTCTTCCTACAAGCTTCTCTTTGATGGCACCTACTCCGACATATCGATCATCTGCCGCGGTCGAGAGTTCAAGGTTCATCGTGCTATTGCGTGCACGCAGTGCGAATGGTTTGAGAAGGCATTCACAACCCCGCCCAAG AAGCGCACCATTAGGAGTGTGACTCTAGATCAAGACCCCGATGTATTTCAGCATTTTCTCGAGTTTCTCTACACTGGAACATACACTGCTCAAAGGCCTACCGCATtggttgaggctgagagaGCGAAGGAGATTCAAGACAGGCTTGACTGTTATCCGCGTTGCCCCATCGAAAAAGACATCGCAAAAGACAGTGTGCCAGACCGCCCTGTAAGACGATCAAATAGGTTATTGTCAACTACACCCGTCACGGCACAGACAGAAACCGCGGCCAAGTCACCCGAAGGCTCACCGCATGAAATAATCCTCGCCATGAATCTCTTCATCGTGGCTCAGACATACAACGTCCCcgctcttcaactcctcTGCCGAGATCGCTTCTACACCGCTGCCAGAAACCGCTGGGTCAATAAGACATGGACCGACTGGGAGGCTACCAAGGAGTTTGAGGACGTTGTGCTAGACGTCTATGGCTCTACAAAAGAGGTTAATACTCCGTTGTGGAAGGCTTTGTGCAAGTTGATTTGTATGAAGAGGGATGGtgataagatgaaggagaggatgatggctGTCAAGGGGGAGCAAATGtatcttgatgatggtgttgcaAGGTACATGCTGGAGCCTAGAGTCAACGAGTCTAGATGA